One window from the genome of Thalassospira xiamenensis M-5 = DSM 17429 encodes:
- the hisG gene encoding ATP phosphoribosyltransferase — protein MSDEKLVLALPKGRILDEVMPLVRAAGIEPEAAFDDPKSRALRFATNHPHIDIIRVRSFDVATFVAFGAAHIGVCGNDVLMEFDYSEIYAPLDLDIGHCRLAVAEPEEMIDGDDPSRWSHVRVATKYPNVTRNHFAARGVQAECIKLNGAMELAPTLGLCRRIVDLVSTGNTLKANGLREIEHIADVTSRLIVNRAALKTRPTDVQPWIDRFSEVRNAD, from the coding sequence ATGAGTGACGAAAAGCTGGTGCTGGCCCTGCCAAAGGGGCGCATTCTAGACGAGGTAATGCCGCTGGTGCGCGCAGCCGGGATCGAACCGGAAGCCGCATTTGACGATCCGAAATCCCGGGCCCTGCGTTTCGCCACCAATCATCCGCATATCGATATCATCCGTGTGCGCAGCTTCGACGTTGCAACATTTGTTGCCTTTGGTGCGGCGCATATCGGTGTCTGCGGCAATGATGTCCTGATGGAATTCGATTATTCCGAAATCTATGCCCCGCTTGATCTCGATATCGGGCATTGCCGCCTTGCCGTGGCCGAGCCCGAAGAAATGATTGATGGCGATGATCCGTCGCGCTGGTCGCATGTCCGTGTTGCCACCAAATACCCCAACGTCACCCGCAATCATTTTGCCGCGCGCGGTGTGCAGGCCGAATGCATCAAGCTGAACGGGGCGATGGAACTGGCACCAACCCTTGGCCTGTGCCGTCGTATCGTTGACCTTGTGTCGACCGGTAATACGTTAAAGGCCAACGGGCTTCGCGAAATCGAACATATTGCCGATGTCACCTCGCGCCTGATCGTCAACCGGGCCGCACTTAAAACCCGTCCGACTGATGTTCAGCCCTGGATTGACCGTTTCTCCGAGGTGCGCAATGCCGATTAA